In Streptomyces longhuiensis, the following proteins share a genomic window:
- a CDS encoding ABC transporter permease, whose translation MRSYLLRRLPSALLVLLLASFLIFAILRLVPGDPASSLAGPDASAATVAAIRERLGLNAPLLTQYTSWIGDLARGDLGPSYAIGGDTADLIRDGLGATVELTLGALLFVILLGTAFGVLGATSRRRWVRGVVRVATTGALAVPPFVTGVLLVLVFAVTLGVLPPGGRVPVLSAPDLGVQYLLLPSLCLALPSAAVLGRYLKDGIERTLAEDYMRTATAAGVTPRRLLWRHAMPNALPPVVTLLGMQTGHLLGGAVLVEAIFAWPGLGQLAEAGLTRRDYPVVQDLLLLLVTVFVLVQLLTDAVYAWLDPRIRWE comes from the coding sequence ATGCGCAGCTATCTCCTCAGGCGGCTGCCGTCCGCCCTCCTCGTCCTCCTGCTGGCCTCCTTCCTCATCTTCGCGATCCTGCGCCTGGTCCCGGGCGACCCGGCCAGTTCCCTCGCGGGGCCCGACGCGAGCGCCGCGACCGTCGCCGCCATCCGCGAGCGACTCGGGCTGAACGCACCGCTGTTGACGCAGTACACGAGTTGGATCGGCGACCTCGCGCGCGGGGACCTCGGGCCGTCGTACGCGATCGGAGGCGACACCGCCGACCTCATCCGCGACGGGCTCGGCGCCACCGTCGAACTCACCCTGGGCGCCCTGCTGTTCGTGATCCTGCTCGGCACGGCCTTCGGGGTGCTCGGCGCCACCTCGCGCCGCCGCTGGGTCAGGGGCGTGGTCCGCGTCGCCACCACGGGCGCCCTGGCCGTGCCGCCGTTCGTCACCGGCGTCCTGCTCGTCCTCGTCTTCGCCGTGACCCTCGGCGTCCTCCCGCCCGGTGGCCGCGTGCCGGTCCTGAGCGCCCCCGACCTCGGTGTGCAGTACCTCCTCCTGCCCTCGCTGTGCCTCGCCCTGCCGAGCGCCGCCGTCCTCGGGCGCTACCTCAAGGACGGCATCGAGCGCACCCTTGCCGAGGACTACATGCGCACCGCCACCGCCGCCGGCGTCACGCCCCGCCGTCTGCTGTGGCGGCACGCCATGCCCAACGCGCTGCCGCCCGTGGTCACCCTGCTCGGCATGCAGACCGGCCACCTTCTCGGCGGCGCGGTACTCGTCGAGGCGATCTTCGCCTGGCCGGGCCTCGGGCAGCTCGCGGAAGCGGGCCTCACCCGCCGCGACTACCCCGTCGTCCAGGATCTGCTGCTGCTCCTCGTCACCGTCTTCGTCCTCGTCCAGCTGCTCACCGACGCGGTGTACGCCTGGCTGGACCCCCGGATCAGGTGGGAGTGA
- a CDS encoding ABC transporter permease has protein sequence MNTTRLPARRPSRARNPYLAALGTLRGRLGIALVAVVVLAGLLAPLLTGHGPTDQSADGLRPFGAPGHPLGTDDLGRDLLSRVLYGIRADLGIIAVAVPLGALAGCVLALLAAAHPVADTVVQRAFDLVLAFPGLILALAVTAILGPGRLPVVLVIALAEIPVFGRLLRGGILVQREREYVVAARVGGTSRTRVLVRHILPNATDPLVVQIAVSLTVAVFIEGAMSFLGVGVRPPEPTLGGVLSQSVPYLAQAPHFAAGPLITVTALVLGLSLIAEALNREIRR, from the coding sequence ATGAACACCACCCGGCTCCCCGCGCGCCGCCCGTCCCGCGCCCGTAACCCGTACCTCGCCGCACTCGGCACCCTCCGGGGCCGCCTCGGCATCGCGCTCGTCGCCGTGGTCGTCCTCGCCGGACTGCTCGCACCCCTCCTGACCGGCCACGGCCCGACCGACCAGAGCGCCGACGGGCTCCGGCCGTTCGGCGCCCCCGGTCATCCGCTCGGCACCGACGACCTCGGTCGTGACCTGCTCAGCCGTGTCCTCTACGGCATCCGCGCCGACCTGGGCATCATCGCCGTCGCCGTGCCGCTCGGCGCCCTCGCGGGCTGTGTCCTCGCCCTGCTCGCCGCCGCGCACCCGGTCGCCGACACCGTCGTCCAGCGCGCCTTCGACCTGGTCCTCGCCTTCCCCGGACTGATCCTCGCCCTCGCGGTCACCGCCATCCTCGGCCCGGGACGGCTTCCCGTCGTCCTGGTGATCGCGCTCGCCGAGATCCCCGTGTTCGGACGGCTGCTGCGTGGCGGGATCCTCGTCCAGAGAGAGCGCGAGTACGTGGTCGCCGCGCGGGTCGGCGGCACTTCACGCACCCGTGTCCTCGTCCGCCACATCCTGCCCAACGCCACCGACCCGCTCGTCGTTCAGATCGCCGTGTCGCTCACGGTCGCCGTCTTCATCGAAGGCGCCATGAGCTTTCTCGGCGTGGGCGTACGACCTCCGGAACCCACTCTCGGCGGCGTCCTCAGCCAGTCGGTGCCCTACCTCGCACAGGCCCCCCACTTCGCGGCAGGCCCTCTGATCACCGTGACCGCTCTCGTCCTCGGCCTCTCCCTGATCGCCGAGGCACTCAACCGGGAGATACGCCGATGA
- a CDS encoding ABC transporter ATP-binding protein, with translation MTTTDLLEVRDLGVEFTGPDGDPLRAVHDVTFTLRRGETLAVVGESGSGKSTTALALTRMLPGTGRVTGGTVRLDGRDLASAGPDELRAVRGARIGMIFQDPMTALNPVLTAGQHLDEVLRAHGAGDRKARRARAGELLDLVGIPEPGRRFDDHPHQFSGGQRQRILIAMALANEPDVLIADEPTTALDATVQDQILTLLAKLNEETGTALVLITHNMGVVARACERVLVMYGGTVVEDGPTAEVLTRPRHPYTAGLLAAVPRLSAPSGTRLTGIPGSTPDLTLLGAGCAFADRCALAEDRCGVSAPPLTEAAAGGRVACWPAAEGSRPLPGPARPARIERPAPGAVVLEAENITKVYRGRGAGAGTRRFTALDGVSLTLAEGETLGIVGESGSGKSTLARVLAHAHPADGGTLRLRGGDVTHPARKALHAVRREVQMVFQDPYASLNPRMTVGEIIAEPLVAFGLGDRDRRRDRVADLLRQVGLDPSVADRHPRSFAGGQRQRIGIARALAPGPSVLICDEPVSALDVSVQAQIVNLLSDLQRDLGLALVFIAHDLAVVRQVSHRIAVMHEGRIVESGSADEVCERPRDPYTRSLLAAAPHPVPVGAPV, from the coding sequence ATGACGACGACCGATCTGCTCGAAGTCCGGGACCTCGGCGTCGAGTTCACCGGACCCGACGGAGACCCGCTGCGGGCGGTCCACGATGTCACCTTCACCCTGCGCCGGGGCGAGACCCTCGCCGTCGTCGGTGAGTCCGGATCCGGCAAGTCCACCACCGCGCTCGCCCTGACCCGGATGCTGCCCGGCACCGGACGCGTCACGGGCGGGACCGTACGCCTCGACGGCCGGGACCTCGCGTCGGCCGGGCCCGACGAGCTGCGTGCCGTACGCGGCGCACGGATCGGCATGATCTTCCAGGACCCGATGACGGCCCTCAATCCGGTGCTCACGGCGGGGCAGCACCTTGACGAGGTGCTGCGCGCCCACGGAGCGGGCGACCGAAAGGCCCGCCGTGCCCGCGCGGGCGAACTCCTCGACCTGGTCGGCATCCCCGAGCCGGGCCGCCGGTTCGACGACCACCCGCACCAGTTCTCCGGCGGCCAGCGCCAGCGCATCCTCATCGCGATGGCCCTGGCCAACGAGCCCGACGTCCTCATCGCCGACGAGCCGACCACCGCCCTCGACGCCACCGTCCAGGACCAGATCCTCACCCTCCTCGCCAAGCTCAACGAGGAGACCGGAACGGCACTCGTCCTGATCACGCACAACATGGGTGTGGTCGCCCGCGCCTGTGAACGCGTCCTGGTGATGTACGGCGGCACCGTCGTCGAGGACGGGCCGACCGCCGAGGTACTCACCCGGCCACGGCACCCGTACACCGCGGGCCTCCTCGCCGCGGTGCCCCGGCTCTCGGCTCCGTCCGGCACCCGGCTCACGGGAATCCCCGGCAGCACGCCCGACCTGACACTCCTCGGTGCCGGGTGCGCCTTCGCCGACAGGTGCGCCCTGGCCGAGGACCGCTGCGGCGTCAGCGCACCCCCTCTGACCGAGGCGGCGGCAGGGGGACGCGTGGCGTGCTGGCCCGCCGCGGAGGGCTCGCGGCCGCTGCCGGGGCCCGCCCGGCCCGCGCGCATCGAACGGCCCGCTCCCGGGGCGGTGGTCCTCGAAGCCGAGAACATCACCAAGGTCTACCGGGGGCGCGGCGCCGGCGCAGGCACCCGCCGCTTCACCGCGCTCGACGGGGTCTCGCTCACCCTCGCCGAGGGAGAGACACTCGGCATCGTCGGAGAGTCCGGCTCGGGGAAGTCCACGCTCGCCCGCGTCCTCGCGCACGCCCATCCGGCGGACGGCGGAACGCTGCGGCTGCGCGGCGGCGACGTCACCCATCCCGCGCGCAAGGCCCTGCACGCGGTGCGCCGCGAGGTACAGATGGTCTTCCAGGACCCGTACGCGTCCCTCAACCCCCGTATGACGGTGGGGGAGATCATCGCCGAGCCGCTCGTCGCGTTCGGCCTCGGCGACCGCGACCGGCGCCGGGACCGCGTCGCGGACCTGCTGCGCCAGGTCGGACTCGACCCCTCCGTCGCCGACCGCCACCCGCGGTCGTTCGCCGGAGGCCAGCGCCAACGCATCGGTATCGCACGGGCGTTGGCACCCGGGCCGTCCGTCCTCATCTGTGACGAGCCCGTCTCCGCACTCGATGTCTCGGTGCAGGCCCAGATCGTCAACCTGCTCTCGGACCTCCAGCGTGACCTCGGCCTCGCACTCGTCTTCATCGCCCACGACCTGGCGGTGGTCCGACAGGTCAGCCACCGGATCGCCGTGATGCACGAGGGCCGCATCGTCGAGAGCGGCAGCGCGGACGAGGTCTGCGAACGGCCCCGTGACCCGTACACCCGCTCCCTGCTCGCGGCAGCACCACATCCCGTACCCGTGGGCGCGCCCGTATGA